The genome window TGTTAAGTGGTCCCATCGGTGTAATcctgatgtagtgcttttatttttaaagagactgtatcaaactgtacatttcctgtgaaaacagaagtgtattttgaaaacagacaatgcatgtaacaggctgaagttgacacgacgtcccagaacgtcaacaaccaacacacccagggtaccttggacgtctgCTCCATCTGCACCTCAGTGCTCTGTACCTGCTCCCAGTGGACAGTGGGGTGAGGTGTGATTGAGTGGGTGTGTGATGTCCTGTTCTAACCAACGCGTTGAATGCATTTCCTTCTTCATAAAACAATGGCAAAGCCACATTCCTTTGCAGAGGAATGGCATCCAGCCTTGGCTGACACATGCTGATTACCTCAGCCATCTGTTGATCAGTGGAGCAGCATGAAGAGGAGAAGCAATATGTGTTCAATCATCCAcatacacgtgtgtgtgtgtgtgtgtgtgtgtgtgtgtgtgtgtgtgtgcatgcgcgcCCATAAACAGGATCCTGTTTATCAAAACTTGTGATCAAATCATCATCAGGATATCTTGAAATGAACatatttttggtatgactaaaaCCTGGATTCACATCAGTTCTTTAAAAAAGGTTCCTccttttgcagatgatgtgtttctgttgctcAAAGTGTCTCTTTGTTCATCGCTGTGCCTGTTGTCCTGTGACTGCGAGGAGGAATGTACTGTAGGATGACTCAGCTGGATCTCAGCCTGATGTGTGATGATTGGTTGTTTCAGTATGATGTGATGTGTGGAGGAGAGCTATAAAAGTTACTGAGCAGGAGTCCTTCCAACAGGACCGGGAGCGTCTCGAAGAGGAAGGGTTCTCCATCAGATCTCCTGCTGCCTTACAGGTCTGTTAGACACTAACGGCAAACGGCATTGTCAGATTCATGGATTTGATTGTCTTTAAGAGATCGTTTCAAGGAGGCGCAGTGGGACTGTAGTCGTTTAGTTACAGTTCACACATTTCATCCTACTTTtacctttttatatttttgtggtAAAAAGTCTCAAAGACAGGAGACAGTTTCCAGGTGAAGAATTAGAAACCCCGTCTACTGAGAGATGAGTGGAGTCGAGTTAAAcactggttttaaaaaatgtacaatCTTATAATAACTTGTGGTGTCGGTTAACTGTTTCTGTTCAAACTATTTTACAAGGATGATATTttaccttcttttttttgtctctgcagtGAAGTGTTGAGGTTCAGTTTGATTTCCAGCAGTCAGAATGATGGCtccagctctgctctctgcagtcctgctgctgctgctgcttcctgcAGCTTCAGCTGACAGTAAGCTGAAGGatttattactgtttttattgagCACAGAGTAATGTCCTCACGCATGACCACTGAGAAGAATTCAGGTTTAGAATTGCAGTGCTAAGGCATTGTTTATCCTCCTTATTCTACtgctgcattttattattgACCTGTGTACTGAATTTGACCTTTTGTTTTCAGGTTCAGATCCAACTAACTTCACTATCATGGTCACAAACGCTGTAACAGATTCTGCCAATCAGACCTACTCCACGTATGTGGTTTACAGAGGGATCTTACTGGGTGGAATGAGAAGACTGCAGGACTCAAACTCAGGCTTCAGGTAAGATCATCACATCAGCTGTTGGCATAAATCATCAACTTAAAGCTGGGGCAGGCTGACTTTGAAAGTGTGCCCTCCTCCTGCAgtcctcccctctctgtcccagCACACAACCATGAGTATACACGTGCTTCAGTAACCCAGCACTTCCcatatattgatttatttattcatatttcattGTACGGTTGCGCGCAGTGTATtcgctcagcccctccttgcctGGCTCTCTTTTTGTTCAGACCGACATTAAACaagaattagctgctagccaccaggCGGCCTCTTAGCCTCACTCCTGTCTTCACTCAgaggagagcgggcagcagctACTGAGACCAACCTCCGATTAGCGGCTGCAGGAGCTCGAATCCAGCAAGCACAAACCTCTCTGCACCAGGTGTCACAGTGGGCTGTCGGCCACTGGCAGTGCCAGGTCTAAAGCTGAGAACACACTGGTGCCACGGTGATGTGTCATGTGGCGCACATCAAGTGCCGCCCCGAGCACACACTGGACACGCTGCACTGCAGCTCATCAAGAGATCATCACGCAACGTTATTACTACTTACACTGACAGATCtgcacttcctccacctctgcgttAGCTTAAAATCACGTGGACAGCCACTgattaaacttgatttctcacctgaagagccgatctccagagctgtgactcacCAGGAAGTATCTTTTTTGTCCAGTGTCGTTATAATGTCGGGACTGTGGGTCGTTTAGCTCGGgatatttctcaacctcaacaaCGAGTCcctcctcatccattcttcaTTAGACGAGAcgcagcaacagctacagagttctccATATACTTCCATAGTGAGTGGAGGAGTCAAACTGctataggagcagagaaaaagagctgctacaggagctggtctgtacaagcagagagcgagtgaggggaaaatgtatttaattctgGGGgactggaaataggacagtggcgtCAAGTGCTGCAGAGCGACATGTCCAGGAGCACCGATGCGTGCCTAGTTGCCGCCGGTGTGGGGTTGTACACTGAAAATAATAGATAACAACATAAAGTTTGGTGATGTGGCGGGAAATCAGAGCTGTCTGTTGCCCTGGAGTTGGGGTTTGCACTAGCTGGATTTAagtggctgcagctgtgtacactgtgatttgaggctcttgctaacattagcctcataaacatgaacatgaagctgcagctgtgagcctcgtgttttcttgtgtttgtcagactctcttttgaTGAGtccatcttcctgttttgggttgctttgcaagGTAAGCAGTTGTTGCCAATACTGGTGTTCAGAAGGGTAGCCCTTCATCGCCAATTTCTTTTTGCCTGTTAGCATGGTGTTCACGTGAACGTGCATGGAGCGCACATACACAGTTAATGGCATGATGCGCTGAACCAATCAGAGACCTCTGCTGCACTGTGTGAAGTGTCTGGCGCGAGCCGATGAAGAGAGTTTTATTCACCGCTGCAGTTTCTGGATTTTATTCGTTCATCCCAGCAGTTTGGACTCTATTTAACCTGCAGCTGTGTTTTTCTGGACTCTTGCTTCCCCTTTTGTTGATTTGCTCCGTCTTGTGCGTCCATGAGATTGTGAGTAATACGTTATCATTCTGTTACTGTTCTTTATTATATTCTGTGTGTTATTCGGCAATTAAGTTTATAGTACTGTACTGTGTCTTGTGCATTGGTTAATCATTGCCGATTTCATATTCCAATTGATGTATATGATCCCTGATAATATTGTTATGTTGAATAATGGTGTACTGCTGTGCCGTCAGGTGTTATTATTTATGTCACAGCAGTGTAGTGAGCGTGCCGATGCGTCCATTAAGGGACCGTCCCACATTTATTTGTCTCGCCCTCTGTGCACACTATGCCAGTGAAATAGATATGGGCCTTTCTGAGCTAAGCTGTTGCTTTTGTTGACAGTCCCTTAAATTTATAAACACTCAAATCTCctcatttattcatctttttacTGTTTATCATTACATAGCCTTATTTTTGCATTGTGTAATTTACCGCagtctgtttgtttatcattAATATTGCATTATGATTAATATgcacatttttgtttatttctttattgtAGTAACCACACAGACAATAAATCAACAGAAGAGTTTGTTCACAAATAAATGAGTGGCATCtcaatgagagtgtgtgtgaattggacatttttaaaatctaacCTGTGCACTTCCATAATTGTGTTGTCATGTCTGAGTGAAGCTGCATGAAACATTAACATGAAAGTCACCTGTGTCTGAATGACAAAGAGCCATCGCCTGTTGTCCCTGCAGTTTCACCTACACTGAGAATCTAAACTACGGCCCGTTCCTGGAGAGCGTGAACGGTTTGGCTGGGAATTCAGAAGAGCGCACCTattgggagctgctggtccagAAACCAAACAGCACAGTCATCAGACCTGATGTTGGTGAGTCAAccctttctgtctttttacaacatgttctcactctcTGTCACATATCCATGTTTGGTCgtgaaaatgtacagtttacatacagtctctttcaaaataaaaagcacTGGTACAACACCGAGAATTGACATATTTCTTCCttcaacaaacgcacatggttggttttaagaaaaaagaacagggtttggttttacaatCTAACCAGAagcgaacaccagcctcccaggtgaaagtcagctGTTGTTAGACCCGTCCACCACCCTGTAAGAACTGGtgaaccaggtgagagtggacCCAAACGCACAACTCTGGAAACAGTTTGGGTAAAATAACTCAGTCTTCACTGGTCAAAAGGTGCGTTCGTTACACAGAAGGACAATCAGTggaggcaaacaaatccaataGGGATGAGGCAGAGACAATCAACAGGCCAAATCCAAAAAACCAAGCAAaggacacagggaaacaaaaggctggaacATTAGACACACAAGGAGCTGAGACAAACTGACATAAACAAGGCGCACACTGAATACTgtggtgaggggaaggataacaagacacaggtgatgtcatcagaagggagggaaaacacacaggggcaggaagtgaagtgatatGAAACCAGAG of Epinephelus lanceolatus isolate andai-2023 chromosome 4, ASM4190304v1, whole genome shotgun sequence contains these proteins:
- the LOC117259496 gene encoding cobalamin binding intrinsic factor-like — encoded protein: MMAPALLSAVLLLLLLPAASADSSDPTNFTIMVTNAVTDSANQTYSTYVVYRGILLGGMRRLQDSNSGFSFTYTENLNYGPFLESVNGLAGNSEERTYWELLVQKPNSTVIRPDVGIGCYIPSANDKIILNFNRY